The region TCGAGTTGAATACGAAAAGCATTGACGGCTCCGTCTATTTTGAATTGGAGCTTGAAGACGCATGGGTATGGGACATGTACCGTCCGGCCCGTTTCGTGAAGAAGGTCAAAGTGATGACCTTTCGAGACGTCAATATCGAGGAACTCGAACACTCCGCAA is a window of Acidobacteriota bacterium DNA encoding:
- a CDS encoding DUF2469 domain-containing protein, producing MSDEDLERYETDIELQIYKEYRDVLSMFRFVVETERRFYLANGVELNTKSIDGSVYFELELEDAWVWDMYRPARFVKKVKVMTFRDVNIEELEHSAKL